One Penaeus vannamei isolate JL-2024 chromosome 27, ASM4276789v1, whole genome shotgun sequence genomic window carries:
- the LOC138866798 gene encoding uncharacterized protein, giving the protein MQHITLERSDTSTLQEYVTSILPDSFRPNFGEDLDLHRPLDLGQEPPCLWPDETDGDFNLRSRVEANHNPDDLLWSAAGLDLGSRAEASHNVNGDMWSTSDGNFGSGTEANYNADDLWSASKGDLNLETNYNSNGHSWSTKSSFNLRCDTDRGGPIPWVDGALAEPTCSRKPERNSHSFGENTSTATNICEIYNQNLFGFGDEEPQLDQGLQLTDGPLLLDSGDPCNSRRTAEFADAPSPSPAAGRKGYRHRHARKYLNDEVLQKERNRELNNEASALYRKRKKETASKSEDHLRHLQQENDHLCNKLQLLTVQSDWCHDVYVKYNDYFAPSLDGTLLP; this is encoded by the exons ATGCAACACATCACGCTCGAGAGAAGTGACACTTCTACTCTTCAGGAGTATgtcacctccatcctccccgaCTCGTTTCGCCCTAACTTCGGCGAGGACCTCGATCTTCACAGGCCTCTAGACTTGGGTCAGGAACCGCCATGCTTGTGGCCTGACGAAACGGATGGCGACTTCAACCTCAGGTCTCGAGTTGAGGCAAACCACAACCCAGACGACTTGCTGTGGTCTGCTGCTGGCCTCGACCTTGGGTCTCGGGCTGAAGCAAGCCACAATGTAAACGGTGATATGTGGTCTACTTCCGATGGCAACTTCGGTTCAGGGACAGAGGCAAACTACAACGCAGATGACTTGTGGTCTGCTTCTAAGGGCGACCTCAACCTTGAGACAAACTACAATTCAAACGGGCATTCGTGGTCTACTAAAAGCAGCTTCAATCTGAGATGTGACACGGACCGTGGAGGACCGATTCCCTGGGTTGACGGCGCACTGGCTGAGCCGACCTGTTCGAGAAAGCCGGAGAGGAATTCCCATTCCTTTGGGGAAAATACGTCCACAGCAACAAATATCTGTGAAATATATAATCAG AATTTGTTTGGCTTTGGGGACGAGGAACCGCAGCTGGACCAAGGACTTCAGCTTACAGACGGTCCTTTGTTGCTGGACTCTGGAGACCCTTGCAACAGCAGGCGCACAGCAGAGTTCGCTGACGCTCCCTCGCCGTCCCCTGcagcaggaaggaagggatacCGACACAGACACGCCCGGAAGTACCTGAACGACGAAGTTCTCCAGAAGGAACGGAACCGCGAACTCAACAACGAGGCGTCGGCCCTGTaccggaagaggaagaaagagaccgcCTCTAAGTCGGAAGATCATCTGCGACATTTGCAGCAAGAAAATGATCATCTGTGCAATAAACTACAACTCCTGACCGTGCAAAGTGACTGGTGCCACGACGTTTACGTGAAGTACAACGATTATTTTGCACCGTCCCTAGACGGCACCTTGCTTCCCTAA